The following are from one region of the Hymenobacter sp. YIM 151858-1 genome:
- a CDS encoding L,D-transpeptidase family protein, whose product MKSSVQTVFLSTLRLMLAFCLLLVTASCSQEQKEKVQDAAADLLPGTAAKKAGPQPRIDTVYVEKYMAAKPAFKGEIEWGKKFYKEREGRLGWFREHEVVPHAERMLSVLKKAGEEGLDPKDYKVVDFDKLFAQLKEAPDTTARNALEKEIDVALSATYFNWADDFYRGLVNPREVKNIDWKIKRNKIKLHKALMTILQERESTYPYYEFEPLHPEYDRLREALARFRTMQRNGGWATVPAVKRLRPNDTSAVVPALRRRLFGFRPDGTPNPELAAQPQAVPVSNKAGQAGATGVQESRTYDAELVAAVKAFQQQNGLNPDGNLGPETIKLLNIPLQQRIDQIILNMERWRWIPKRFEPNYLLVNIPDYHMWVYENGKPAIDMRVIVGKQLNATPVFSDKMEYVVLAPYWNVPFSIIDKELRPGLERDAAGYLERLDMEVVKGSGAKATPVDPSSIDWANLTEGKWKYTLRKRPGPRNDLGDVKFLFPNSEDIYLHDTPNDELFSQAKRGFSHGCVRVERPLELAEYLLRNKPGWDMTKIQETVAAGKEQYVTLPEKLPVYLVYFTTWVDDAGNVHFRDDIYGHDKSLAREYFST is encoded by the coding sequence ATGAAGTCATCGGTTCAAACCGTTTTTCTGTCCACCTTACGGCTGATGCTGGCTTTCTGCCTGCTGCTGGTTACTGCCTCGTGCAGCCAGGAGCAAAAGGAGAAAGTGCAGGACGCAGCCGCTGATCTGCTGCCGGGCACCGCCGCTAAAAAAGCCGGCCCGCAGCCGCGCATCGATACCGTGTACGTTGAGAAGTACATGGCCGCGAAGCCGGCGTTCAAAGGCGAAATCGAATGGGGTAAAAAATTCTACAAGGAGCGCGAAGGCCGCCTAGGTTGGTTTCGTGAGCACGAAGTGGTGCCCCATGCCGAGCGTATGCTCTCGGTGCTCAAGAAAGCCGGCGAAGAAGGCCTCGACCCCAAGGACTACAAAGTCGTTGATTTCGACAAGCTTTTCGCGCAGCTGAAAGAAGCCCCCGATACCACCGCCCGCAACGCGCTCGAAAAAGAGATTGATGTCGCGCTATCAGCCACTTACTTCAATTGGGCCGATGATTTTTATCGCGGCCTGGTAAACCCGCGCGAGGTAAAAAACATCGACTGGAAGATCAAGCGTAACAAAATCAAGTTGCACAAGGCGCTCATGACCATCCTGCAGGAGCGGGAAAGCACGTACCCCTACTACGAGTTTGAGCCCCTGCACCCCGAGTACGACCGGTTGCGCGAGGCCCTGGCCCGCTTCCGTACCATGCAGCGCAACGGCGGCTGGGCCACCGTGCCGGCCGTGAAACGCCTGCGCCCCAACGATACCTCGGCCGTAGTACCGGCGCTACGCCGCCGCCTCTTTGGCTTCAGGCCCGATGGCACCCCGAACCCGGAGCTTGCGGCTCAACCGCAGGCAGTACCGGTATCGAACAAAGCAGGACAGGCCGGCGCCACGGGTGTGCAAGAATCGCGCACCTACGATGCTGAGCTCGTGGCTGCCGTCAAGGCATTTCAGCAACAGAACGGCCTGAACCCCGACGGCAACCTAGGGCCCGAAACCATCAAGCTGCTCAACATCCCGCTGCAGCAGCGCATCGATCAGATCATCCTGAACATGGAGCGTTGGCGCTGGATTCCGAAGCGCTTCGAGCCCAACTACCTGCTCGTAAATATCCCCGACTACCACATGTGGGTGTACGAGAACGGCAAGCCCGCCATCGACATGCGCGTGATTGTGGGCAAGCAGCTGAACGCAACTCCCGTGTTCAGCGACAAGATGGAATACGTGGTGCTGGCGCCGTACTGGAACGTGCCCTTTAGCATCATCGACAAAGAGCTGCGTCCTGGTTTGGAGCGCGATGCTGCCGGCTACCTTGAGCGCCTCGACATGGAGGTGGTGAAAGGCTCCGGTGCCAAGGCCACGCCGGTCGACCCATCGAGCATCGATTGGGCCAACCTCACCGAAGGCAAGTGGAAGTACACGCTGCGCAAGCGCCCAGGGCCGCGCAACGACCTAGGCGACGTTAAGTTTTTGTTCCCGAACTCGGAGGACATCTACCTGCACGACACGCCCAACGACGAACTCTTCAGCCAGGCCAAACGTGGTTTCAGCCACGGCTGCGTGCGCGTAGAGCGGCCCCTGGAGTTGGCCGAGTACCTGCTGCGTAACAAGCCCGGTTGGGACATGACCAAAATTCAGGAAACCGTAGCGGCGGGGAAGGAGCAGTACGTAACGCTTCCGGAGAAGCTGCCCGTTTACCTGGTGTACTTTACTACCTGGGTCGACGACGCTGGCAACGTGCACTTCCGCGACGACATCTACGGCCACGACAAATCTTTGGCCCGGGAGTACTTTAGCACCTAG
- a CDS encoding NUDIX domain-containing protein, producing the protein MKITKVETVYDGFYKMRKLTLEHEGEQLIRERFEPGNAVAALVFDTNKQQFAFVRQYRIGPEKETLEIPAGMLDKEGEPAEEAMRREIEEELGYALDKLEHIVDMYPSPGGDAEQISVYYAEVSRRIGQGGGAEGENENITAVMLGWDELLRENLQDAKTLVAVQWAQLRRR; encoded by the coding sequence ATGAAGATTACAAAGGTAGAAACGGTTTACGACGGCTTCTATAAAATGCGCAAGCTGACGCTCGAACACGAAGGCGAACAGCTGATTCGGGAGCGTTTTGAGCCCGGAAACGCGGTAGCGGCGTTGGTTTTCGATACCAACAAACAACAGTTCGCATTCGTGCGACAATACCGCATCGGACCCGAAAAGGAAACGTTGGAGATACCGGCCGGGATGCTCGACAAGGAGGGCGAACCGGCCGAAGAGGCGATGCGCCGCGAAATAGAGGAGGAGTTGGGCTATGCCCTCGACAAGCTCGAGCACATCGTGGATATGTACCCTTCGCCGGGTGGCGACGCCGAGCAAATTTCGGTGTATTACGCCGAGGTAAGTCGGCGCATAGGCCAAGGCGGAGGGGCCGAAGGCGAGAACGAGAACATCACAGCCGTAATGTTGGGTTGGGATGAGCTGCTGCGCGAAAACCTGCAAGACGCCAAGACGCTCGTAGCCGTTCAGTGGGCCCAACTAAGGCGCCGCTAA
- a CDS encoding SDR family NAD(P)-dependent oxidoreductase, with product MPTTTAKRPLHGRTILLTGASAGIGLAAAKLLAALGAHLLLVCRNQARGQQALAEVQAAAAPNTPAPELLLCDLAILAEVHQLCDEILDRYPKLDVLINNAGVLPDKLIATDEGHELCWVTNHLAPFVITNRLLPLLEQAGAGARIITVASEAHWLGEIESTIEARIDPNRSSAFTAYCDSKLANILFTKALAERLELTPITAHCLHPGLVRSNLWLHSSWLMRAMVLLALPFARSNEKAAETIVCLVTETDPMKFNGAYLKNCHPARVSSKAASRAEAFRLWRISADETGVGE from the coding sequence ATGCCTACTACTACTGCCAAACGGCCGCTGCACGGCCGCACAATTTTACTCACGGGCGCATCGGCGGGCATTGGCCTTGCCGCCGCCAAACTCCTAGCCGCCCTAGGTGCGCACCTGCTGCTGGTGTGCCGCAACCAGGCCCGTGGCCAACAGGCCCTGGCCGAGGTGCAGGCCGCAGCCGCGCCCAACACGCCCGCCCCCGAGCTGTTGCTCTGCGACCTGGCCATACTGGCCGAGGTGCATCAGCTGTGCGATGAGATTCTGGACCGCTACCCCAAGCTCGATGTGCTGATTAACAACGCCGGCGTGTTGCCCGATAAGCTTATCGCAACCGACGAAGGCCACGAACTTTGCTGGGTTACCAACCACCTGGCTCCGTTTGTAATCACTAACCGTTTGCTGCCGCTGCTGGAGCAGGCCGGCGCTGGTGCCCGCATAATCACGGTGGCATCCGAGGCGCACTGGCTGGGCGAAATTGAAAGCACCATCGAGGCGCGCATCGACCCCAACCGCAGTAGCGCATTTACGGCTTATTGCGATTCGAAACTGGCTAATATTTTGTTTACCAAAGCACTGGCCGAGCGCTTGGAGCTCACCCCTATTACGGCCCACTGCTTACACCCCGGTTTGGTGCGTTCTAATTTGTGGTTGCACAGCTCGTGGTTAATGCGCGCCATGGTGTTGCTGGCGCTGCCGTTTGCCCGATCAAATGAAAAAGCAGCCGAAACAATTGTGTGCCTGGTAACCGAAACCGACCCGATGAAATTTAACGGTGCATACCTCAAAAATTGCCATCCGGCCCGGGTTTCGAGCAAGGCGGCAAGCCGCGCGGAGGCATTCCGGCTGTGGCGTATTTCGGCCGACGAAACGGGCGTTGGTGAATAA
- a CDS encoding isoaspartyl peptidase/L-asparaginase family protein → MSHIALALHGGAGTIARNQLLPEAEYEYRQALQHALLAGYDLLRQGAPALDAVEHTVVQLENNPLFNAGRGAVFTHEGHHELDASIMDGRTKQAGAVTGVRAVQNPIRAARLVMERSEHVLLAWPGAEEFARQQGLAMQPPAYFFTEHRYAQLQEALASGRIRLDHSHDAPLDEPNKFDEDPKRKMGTVGAVACDQYGNLAAATSTGGMTNKRFSRVGDSPIIGAGTWADNRTCAISCTGHGEFFIRAVVAHDIACLMEYRGLSLAEACHVVVHDKLAPVGGEGGLVAVDAAGNIALPFNSEGMYRASISSYAPLFVGIYHDE, encoded by the coding sequence ATGTCGCACATTGCCCTTGCCCTGCACGGCGGCGCCGGCACCATTGCCCGCAACCAGCTGCTCCCCGAGGCCGAATACGAATACCGCCAGGCTTTGCAGCATGCCTTGCTCGCCGGCTACGATTTGCTGCGGCAGGGCGCGCCGGCCCTCGATGCGGTGGAGCACACCGTGGTGCAGCTCGAAAACAACCCGTTGTTTAATGCCGGCCGCGGTGCCGTGTTCACCCACGAGGGCCACCACGAGCTCGATGCTTCTATCATGGACGGCCGCACCAAGCAGGCCGGAGCCGTAACGGGTGTGCGGGCGGTGCAAAACCCCATCAGGGCGGCGCGCCTGGTGATGGAGCGCTCCGAGCACGTGCTGTTGGCCTGGCCCGGCGCCGAGGAGTTTGCCCGCCAGCAAGGGTTGGCCATGCAGCCGCCTGCGTATTTCTTTACCGAGCACCGCTATGCGCAACTGCAGGAGGCGCTGGCGAGCGGCCGCATCCGTCTCGACCACAGCCACGACGCCCCGCTCGACGAGCCCAATAAATTCGACGAAGACCCGAAGCGCAAGATGGGAACGGTTGGAGCCGTGGCCTGCGACCAATACGGAAACCTGGCGGCGGCCACCAGCACGGGCGGCATGACGAACAAGCGGTTTTCGCGCGTGGGCGACTCGCCCATTATCGGGGCGGGCACCTGGGCCGACAACCGTACGTGCGCCATCAGCTGCACCGGCCACGGCGAGTTTTTTATCCGGGCTGTGGTGGCGCATGATATTGCCTGCCTGATGGAGTACCGGGGCCTGAGCCTGGCCGAAGCCTGCCACGTGGTGGTGCACGATAAACTGGCCCCCGTTGGCGGCGAAGGCGGACTGGTAGCCGTGGATGCCGCCGGCAACATCGCCTTGCCCTTCAACTCCGAAGGCATGTACCGGGCCAGCATCAGCAGCTACGCGCCCTTGTTTGTGGGCATCTACCACGACGAATAA
- a CDS encoding M1 family metallopeptidase: MVKTLLASDPHSCARPQEAVVRHLVLHLTVDFAAKRLLGKATWQVEVQPGITELWLDTRDLAIEAVTLDNDTTLTAFELGEPDPVLGRPMRIHVHPTTRSVTVLYRTSPEAAALQWLTPEQTAGKQHPFLFTQSQAILARTWIPCQDSPGVRFTYEATVNGPKELLALMSAENPQQLSASGEYTFRMPQPIPSYLMALAVGNLQFQALSNRTGIYAEPATLPSATHEFADLEQMVGAAEELYGPYRWERYDLLVLPPSFPFGGMENPRLTFVTPTILAGDRSLTSLVAHELAHSWSGNLVTNATWNDFWLNEGFTVYFERRIMERLYGRDYADMLQVLGQTALHHTIEELGANSPDTHLHLQLAGRDPDEGLNEIAYEKGNYLLLTLESIVGREKLDAFITQYFSEHAFQSMDTAHFVAYLRRELLSQVPGAEAQLQLETWINAPGIPPMAPPVQSERFASVEAALQAWRHGAVPAALETHTWSTHEWVHFLHGLPEHISPEQLADLDKAFGFTNSGNAEILTAWFPLAVGAHYAPANTALQDFLTRVGRRKFLVPLYKALLATPEGQERARQIYAQARGNYHSVSTSTLDTLVGKPTFA; this comes from the coding sequence ATGGTTAAAACGCTTCTGGCTTCCGACCCGCACAGCTGCGCCCGCCCGCAAGAGGCCGTGGTGCGCCACTTGGTGCTCCACCTCACCGTCGACTTTGCCGCCAAGCGCTTGCTGGGCAAAGCCACGTGGCAGGTGGAGGTACAGCCGGGCATTACGGAACTGTGGCTTGACACCCGCGACCTGGCCATTGAAGCGGTTACCCTCGATAACGATACCACGCTTACGGCCTTTGAGCTTGGCGAACCCGACCCCGTGCTCGGCCGACCAATGCGCATTCACGTGCACCCCACTACCCGTTCGGTAACCGTGCTCTACCGCACCTCGCCGGAGGCCGCCGCCCTGCAGTGGCTAACGCCCGAGCAAACGGCCGGCAAGCAGCACCCGTTTTTGTTTACCCAGTCGCAGGCCATTCTGGCGCGCACCTGGATTCCGTGCCAGGACTCGCCGGGCGTACGCTTCACCTACGAAGCCACCGTGAACGGACCCAAAGAGCTGCTCGCCCTGATGAGCGCCGAAAACCCGCAGCAGCTTTCGGCTTCGGGCGAGTATACGTTCCGCATGCCGCAGCCCATTCCCTCCTACCTCATGGCGCTGGCCGTGGGCAACCTGCAGTTTCAGGCCCTGAGCAACCGCACCGGTATTTACGCCGAGCCGGCTACGCTGCCCAGCGCTACCCACGAGTTTGCCGACCTCGAGCAGATGGTGGGCGCAGCCGAGGAGTTGTACGGCCCCTACCGCTGGGAGCGGTACGATTTGCTGGTGCTGCCACCCTCATTCCCCTTCGGCGGTATGGAAAACCCGCGCCTTACTTTCGTAACGCCCACCATCCTGGCCGGCGACCGAAGCCTGACCAGCCTGGTAGCGCACGAGCTGGCCCACTCCTGGTCGGGCAACCTCGTGACGAACGCCACCTGGAACGACTTCTGGCTGAACGAAGGCTTTACGGTGTACTTTGAGCGGCGCATCATGGAGCGGCTGTACGGCCGCGACTACGCCGACATGCTGCAGGTACTGGGCCAAACGGCCTTGCACCACACCATTGAGGAGCTAGGTGCCAACAGCCCCGACACCCACCTGCACCTGCAGCTCGCCGGCCGCGACCCCGACGAGGGCCTCAACGAAATTGCCTACGAAAAAGGCAACTACCTGCTCCTAACCCTTGAGAGCATCGTGGGCCGCGAAAAGCTCGACGCTTTCATCACCCAGTACTTCTCCGAGCACGCCTTCCAGTCGATGGATACCGCGCACTTTGTGGCGTACCTGCGCCGCGAGCTGCTCAGCCAGGTACCGGGTGCCGAAGCGCAATTACAGCTCGAAACCTGGATAAACGCCCCAGGTATTCCGCCAATGGCGCCGCCGGTTCAGTCGGAGCGGTTTGCCAGCGTGGAGGCGGCTTTGCAAGCCTGGCGGCACGGCGCCGTTCCGGCTGCACTCGAAACCCACACCTGGAGCACGCACGAGTGGGTACATTTCCTGCACGGCTTGCCTGAGCACATCAGCCCCGAGCAGCTTGCCGACTTGGATAAAGCCTTCGGCTTTACCAATTCGGGCAACGCCGAAATCCTGACGGCCTGGTTTCCGTTGGCTGTTGGCGCCCACTATGCACCGGCCAACACCGCGCTGCAGGATTTTCTTACGCGCGTTGGCCGCCGCAAATTTCTGGTTCCGCTCTACAAAGCCTTGCTGGCCACACCCGAGGGCCAGGAGCGCGCCCGCCAGATATACGCCCAGGCCCGCGGCAACTACCACTCGGTTTCAACCAGCACCCTCGACACGCTGGTTGGCAAGCCAACATTCGCTTAG
- a CDS encoding DEAD/DEAH box helicase — MTFNDLQLLPELLTALHATGYERPTPIQQQAIPYVLDARDLLGVAQTGTGKTAAFTLPLLQRLHLSKPTNQPSGPRAVRALILTPTRELAIQIGESFATYGQNLKLRHAVIFGGVSQHPQVEALRRGVDVLIATPGRLLDLINQGYIDLKRLEIFVLDEADRMLDMGFINDIRRILPLLPKQRQSLFFSATMPPTIQQLADSILRNPVQVAVTPVSSTAEKVEQAVYMIEKTDKPYLLLEVLSNPELRRVLVFTRTKHGADRVAKGLNAKGIVAEAIHGNKSQNARQRALQNFKSGETRVLVATDLAARGIDVDELSHVVNYELPNEPETYVHRIGRTGRAGAEGMALSFCDQEERAYLQDIQRLINREIPLVDNHSYANNDVAPVPLKGPTITKPKGPAGRPPRPGRGPATTGGGAKANRGAAAGHARPATAPRQKQDNRSKASSPSQGAAAAGPGKPRPNGRSGRRRRRD, encoded by the coding sequence TTGACGTTTAACGACCTCCAACTGCTGCCAGAACTGCTGACAGCTTTGCACGCTACGGGCTACGAGCGCCCCACTCCCATTCAGCAGCAAGCCATTCCGTATGTGCTCGACGCCCGCGATTTGCTGGGCGTGGCCCAAACCGGCACCGGCAAAACGGCGGCCTTTACCTTGCCGCTGCTGCAGCGCCTTCATCTTTCGAAGCCCACCAATCAGCCCAGTGGCCCGCGTGCCGTTCGGGCGCTGATTCTGACGCCCACCCGCGAGCTGGCCATTCAGATCGGGGAAAGCTTTGCTACTTACGGGCAAAACCTGAAGCTGCGCCATGCGGTAATTTTCGGCGGCGTAAGCCAGCACCCGCAAGTTGAGGCCCTCCGCCGCGGCGTTGATGTGCTGATTGCCACCCCCGGCCGCCTGCTCGACCTGATCAACCAAGGCTACATTGATCTGAAGCGCCTGGAAATTTTCGTGCTGGATGAAGCCGACCGCATGCTCGACATGGGTTTCATCAACGACATCCGGCGCATACTGCCGCTGCTGCCCAAGCAACGCCAGTCGCTGTTTTTCTCGGCCACCATGCCGCCCACCATTCAGCAGCTGGCTGATAGCATTTTGCGCAATCCCGTGCAGGTGGCGGTTACGCCCGTTTCCAGCACCGCCGAAAAGGTGGAGCAGGCGGTGTACATGATCGAGAAGACCGACAAGCCTTACCTGCTGCTGGAGGTGCTGAGCAACCCTGAGCTGCGCCGCGTGCTGGTGTTTACCCGTACCAAACACGGCGCCGATCGGGTAGCGAAGGGCCTGAATGCCAAAGGCATCGTGGCGGAGGCCATTCACGGCAACAAATCGCAGAATGCGCGCCAGCGGGCTTTGCAAAACTTCAAGAGCGGCGAAACGCGGGTGTTGGTGGCTACCGACCTGGCAGCCCGGGGTATTGATGTAGACGAGCTGAGCCACGTAGTAAACTACGAGCTACCCAACGAGCCCGAAACCTACGTGCACCGCATTGGCCGCACCGGCCGGGCCGGTGCCGAGGGCATGGCGCTGTCCTTCTGCGACCAGGAGGAGCGGGCTTACCTGCAGGATATTCAGCGGCTGATTAACCGCGAAATTCCGTTGGTCGACAACCACTCGTACGCCAACAACGACGTAGCCCCGGTGCCGCTCAAAGGCCCCACCATTACCAAGCCCAAAGGCCCGGCTGGCCGGCCGCCGCGCCCCGGCCGGGGGCCCGCCACCACCGGAGGCGGCGCTAAGGCCAACCGCGGAGCCGCTGCGGGCCATGCCCGGCCAGCCACGGCTCCGCGCCAGAAGCAAGACAACCGCAGCAAGGCTTCGTCGCCAAGCCAGGGGGCTGCTGCAGCTGGCCCTGGCAAGCCGCGCCCCAACGGCCGTTCCGGTCGTCGGCGCCGCCGCGACTAG
- a CDS encoding DUF3127 domain-containing protein, which yields MAYEATGRLHDIMDEQQVSEKFRKREFVLEVVDGQYPEHIKFQLVQDKTALIDQYKIGDEVRVQFNLRGRGFNKNGQMLYFTNLEAWRIEPSAGGGASAGAQQSGGYSAPAANNNPGLRRDAQPQRPAPIASDDDNDLPF from the coding sequence ATGGCTTACGAAGCTACCGGCCGCCTGCACGACATCATGGACGAGCAACAGGTGAGCGAGAAATTCCGCAAGCGCGAGTTCGTGCTGGAAGTCGTAGACGGCCAGTATCCCGAGCATATCAAATTTCAGCTGGTACAAGACAAAACCGCACTGATCGACCAATACAAAATCGGCGACGAGGTACGCGTTCAGTTCAACCTGCGTGGCCGCGGCTTCAACAAAAACGGCCAGATGCTGTACTTCACCAACCTCGAAGCCTGGCGCATTGAGCCGTCGGCGGGTGGTGGTGCCAGCGCGGGCGCTCAGCAGAGCGGCGGTTACTCGGCTCCGGCTGCCAACAACAACCCCGGCCTGCGCCGCGATGCCCAGCCGCAGCGCCCGGCCCCCATTGCTTCGGACGACGACAACGACCTGCCTTTCTAA
- a CDS encoding cyanophycinase, giving the protein MNAPKPQGKLIAVGGNEDKGTYPNPRKKKKYYLNFFELGILKRIVLESGKTNPRIEVITTASMIPEEVGRIYVSSFGMLNCLDVGVMDIRVPQDTDQPEMLERLLAADLVMFSGGDQSRLREMFCGTRFLEILTQRYFAEPDFVIAGTSAGAMAMSHIMIRGGSVPESLMKGAVKMGTGLSLIPNVIIDSHFVKRGRFGRLIESVGLHPTFIGIGLGEDTGVLIRNGNLIETIGSNLVIIIDGHHIRHNNTAAAPKGTALSIENITMHVLAKGNVYDIQERRFFVDKATHDAAVEAHRPAVEVRPAS; this is encoded by the coding sequence TTGAACGCACCGAAACCACAGGGTAAACTGATTGCCGTTGGGGGCAACGAAGACAAAGGCACTTACCCCAACCCGCGCAAAAAGAAGAAGTACTACCTCAATTTTTTTGAGCTGGGCATTCTGAAGCGCATTGTGTTGGAAAGCGGCAAAACCAACCCGCGCATCGAGGTAATCACCACCGCCTCCATGATTCCGGAGGAGGTCGGGCGCATCTACGTATCGTCGTTTGGCATGCTGAACTGCCTCGACGTGGGCGTGATGGACATCCGGGTTCCGCAAGACACCGATCAGCCCGAAATGCTCGAACGCCTGCTCGCGGCCGACCTGGTGATGTTTTCGGGCGGCGACCAGTCGCGGCTCAGGGAAATGTTTTGCGGCACGCGCTTTCTGGAAATCCTGACGCAGCGCTACTTTGCCGAGCCCGATTTTGTAATTGCGGGCACCAGCGCCGGCGCCATGGCCATGTCGCACATCATGATCCGGGGCGGCTCGGTACCGGAGTCGCTGATGAAGGGCGCCGTGAAAATGGGCACGGGCCTGAGCCTGATTCCGAACGTTATCATCGACTCGCACTTTGTAAAGCGCGGCCGTTTTGGTCGCCTGATTGAATCGGTGGGTTTGCATCCCACGTTCATCGGCATTGGCTTGGGCGAGGACACAGGCGTGCTTATCCGCAACGGCAACCTCATCGAAACCATCGGCTCCAATCTGGTCATCATTATCGATGGCCACCACATCCGGCACAACAACACGGCCGCTGCTCCCAAGGGCACGGCCCTCTCGATTGAGAACATTACCATGCACGTGCTGGCGAAAGGCAACGTGTACGATATTCAGGAACGCAGATTTTTTGTCGACAAGGCAACCCACGATGCTGCAGTGGAAGCGCATCGGCCAGCCGTTGAAGTACGCCCGGCGTCGTAA
- a CDS encoding helix-turn-helix domain-containing protein, protein MLDRIRQLIQARQLSSTQFADAIGVARPIVSHILSGRNKPSLEVVQKILAAFPDLSMAWLLNGQGAMLSSKPMSPPQVSVKPIAASSATAPPKRGVKAATEPEKPAESYKAPSIALPASSEAPDAIADATPTAPPDLPLGAGSPPPGPNNSAGTISSRAIPEVVAQPAVTQPKTIRRVLIFYSDGTFTDYTPATEPA, encoded by the coding sequence ATGCTCGATCGAATTCGCCAGCTTATCCAAGCACGCCAGCTTTCCTCCACGCAGTTTGCCGATGCCATAGGCGTTGCACGGCCAATTGTGAGCCACATATTGAGCGGCCGTAACAAGCCAAGCCTGGAGGTGGTGCAGAAGATACTGGCAGCATTTCCGGATCTGTCGATGGCTTGGCTGCTTAATGGCCAAGGGGCAATGCTTTCATCGAAGCCAATGAGCCCGCCTCAGGTCTCTGTTAAGCCGATTGCGGCTAGCTCGGCTACTGCGCCACCCAAACGGGGCGTTAAGGCCGCTACGGAGCCCGAGAAGCCTGCAGAAAGCTATAAAGCGCCGAGTATCGCTCTACCAGCCTCGTCAGAAGCCCCGGACGCTATTGCCGACGCTACACCGACTGCTCCGCCCGATCTTCCCTTAGGCGCTGGCTCCCCGCCTCCTGGCCCCAACAATAGTGCGGGTACCATCAGCAGCAGAGCCATTCCTGAAGTGGTGGCCCAACCTGCTGTTACACAACCAAAAACCATTCGCAGAGTATTGATATTCTATAGCGATGGGACTTTCACCGACTACACTCCTGCAACCGAACCTGCCTAA